From Orcinus orca chromosome 3, mOrcOrc1.1, whole genome shotgun sequence, a single genomic window includes:
- the C3H5orf24 gene encoding UPF0461 protein C5orf24 homolog isoform X2, giving the protein MMHPVASSNPAFCGPGKPSCLSEDAMRAADQFDIYSSQQNKYSHTVSHKPMACQRQDPLNETHLQTTSGRSIEIKDELKKKKNLNRSGKRGRPSGTTKSAGYRTSTGRPLGTTKAAGFKTSPGRPLGTTKAAGYKVSPGRPPGKKQQAFRCSSDA; this is encoded by the exons ATGATGCATCCCGTTGCCAGCAGTAATCCAGCTTTTTGTGGGCCTGGCAAACCTTCCTGCCTCAGTGAAGATGCCATGAGAGCTGCTGATCAGTTTGACATATATTCCTCCCAGCAAAACAAATACAGCCACACAGTCAGCCACAAACCAATGGCTTGTCAGAGGCAAGACCCATTAAATGAAACACACTTGCAGACTACAAGTGGCAGAAGCATAGAGATAAAAGatgaactaaagaaaaagaaaaatctcaaccgATCTGGTAAGCGTGGCCGGCCTTCAGGAACCACCAAATCAGCAGGATACCGGACCAGCACGGGCAGACCCCTGGGAACCACCAAAGCAGCTGGATTTAAGACAAGTCCAGGCAGACCTTTGGGTACAACTAAAGCTGCGGGATACAAAGTCAGCCCAGGGAGACCTCCAG GAAAAAAGCAGCAAGCCTTCAGGTGTTCCAGTGATGCCTGA
- the C3H5orf24 gene encoding UPF0461 protein C5orf24 homolog isoform X1, with protein MMHPVASSNPAFCGPGKPSCLSEDAMRAADQFDIYSSQQNKYSHTVSHKPMACQRQDPLNETHLQTTSGRSIEIKDELKKKKNLNRSGKRGRPSGTTKSAGYRTSTGRPLGTTKAAGFKTSPGRPLGTTKAAGYKVSPGRPPGSIKALSRLADLGYGCGTAAFPYPMMHGRAVHGVEETSSEIKPPNE; from the coding sequence ATGATGCATCCCGTTGCCAGCAGTAATCCAGCTTTTTGTGGGCCTGGCAAACCTTCCTGCCTCAGTGAAGATGCCATGAGAGCTGCTGATCAGTTTGACATATATTCCTCCCAGCAAAACAAATACAGCCACACAGTCAGCCACAAACCAATGGCTTGTCAGAGGCAAGACCCATTAAATGAAACACACTTGCAGACTACAAGTGGCAGAAGCATAGAGATAAAAGatgaactaaagaaaaagaaaaatctcaaccgATCTGGTAAGCGTGGCCGGCCTTCAGGAACCACCAAATCAGCAGGATACCGGACCAGCACGGGCAGACCCCTGGGAACCACCAAAGCAGCTGGATTTAAGACAAGTCCAGGCAGACCTTTGGGTACAACTAAAGCTGCGGGATACAAAGTCAGCCCAGGGAGACCTCCAGGTAGCATTAAAGCTCTATCCCGTCTTGCCGATCTTGGTTATGGCTGTGGGACTGCTGCTTTTCCTTACCCTATGATGCATGGTAGAGCAGTTCATGGCGTAGAGGAAACCAGCAGCGAAATCAAGCCGCCCAATGAGTGa